The proteins below come from a single Aegilops tauschii subsp. strangulata cultivar AL8/78 chromosome 6, Aet v6.0, whole genome shotgun sequence genomic window:
- the LOC109773530 gene encoding uncharacterized protein, with amino-acid sequence MAGGDQPALRQVLMVAKACFVLGLVMAVIGLVAATSNPGDFQSQTDAATEAEALRLRSGALTLVLLGVAQAMTAAAAVVVLAGGSLAFMGRCLVASALVVAATNTYLLCRVVYMVAVIAGGNFLDVWTHISIACSFFSFFSASLAATLAGPNQPRRPSPLA; translated from the exons ATGGCCGGTGGCGATCAACCTGCGCTGAGGCAAGTGCTCATGGTGGCGAAGGCCTGCTTCGTCCTGGGCTTGGTGATGGCCGTGATCGGGCTTGTTGCCGCCAccagcaacccgggagacttccAG TCGCAGACGGACGCGGCAACGGAGGCGGAGGCGCTGCGCCTGCGCTCGGGGGCGCTCACCCTGGTGCTCCTCGGGGTGGCACAGGCGATGACCGCCGCGGCGGCCGTCGTGGTCCTCGCGGGGGGCTCCCTCGCATTTATGGGCCGGTGCCTCGTCGCCAGCGCGCTCGTCGTCGCCGCCACCAATACCTACCTTCTCTGCAGAGTCGTCTACATGGTGGCAGTCATCGCCGGCGGGAACTTCCTCGACGTCTGGACCCACATCTCCATCGCCtgctccttcttctccttcttctccgccaGCCTCGCCGCCACCCTGGCTGGGCCTAATCAACCTCGCCGGCCGTCGCCTTTAGCGTAA